One genomic segment of Sanyastnella coralliicola includes these proteins:
- a CDS encoding response regulator, which produces MSESIPNVKVFPKVQRVGVIDDDVIFTSIAGHKMKQLFPNAEVFMTNDPEEQLAWLTDLEILFLDINLVTTTAWEFMELYAASLRDVQLILCSSSIDIHDLHAAKEHPLVDGYVIKPISNANLLLALGGVWPNTAA; this is translated from the coding sequence ATGAGCGAGTCGATTCCGAATGTGAAGGTGTTTCCGAAGGTGCAACGGGTGGGGGTGATAGACGACGATGTCATTTTTACTTCGATTGCGGGGCATAAAATGAAGCAGCTTTTTCCGAATGCGGAAGTGTTTATGACCAATGATCCCGAAGAACAGTTGGCGTGGTTAACTGACCTCGAGATCTTGTTTTTGGATATCAATTTGGTCACGACAACGGCATGGGAGTTTATGGAACTCTATGCCGCGTCTCTGAGAGATGTTCAGCTCATTCTTTGTTCCTCTTCCATTGATATTCACGATTTGCACGCCGCCAAAGAGCATCCGCTGGTTGACGGTTATGTGATCAAACCCATTTCGAATGCAAACCTTCTTCTTGCTCTAGGAGGAGTTTGGCCAAACACAGCGGCATGA
- a CDS encoding zinc ribbon domain-containing protein YjdM, producing MIPPCPKCNSNFTYNNGSIFVCPECFHEFSEEDAEAAANEGKVFDSNGNELQNGDSVIVIKDLPVKGAPKPVKAGTKVKNIRLVEGDHDIACKIDGFGAMGLKSEFVRKA from the coding sequence ATGATTCCACCCTGCCCCAAATGCAACTCGAACTTCACCTACAACAACGGCAGCATCTTCGTTTGCCCTGAGTGTTTCCATGAGTTTAGTGAGGAGGATGCCGAAGCTGCCGCGAATGAAGGAAAGGTATTCGACTCCAATGGGAATGAATTGCAGAATGGCGATAGCGTGATTGTGATCAAAGACCTCCCAGTAAAAGGTGCTCCGAAACCAGTGAAAGCGGGGACAAAAGTCAAGAACATTCGCCTAGTAGAAGGCGATCACGACATTGCCTGTAAGATCGATGGATTTGGAGCGATGGGGTTGAAGTCTGAGTTTGTGAGGAAGGCATAA
- a CDS encoding response regulator, whose product MSPPLTTGGKRAMQLLLNLIKSVYAFMRGITGLGCKLTADRDTKNKTRITNSLAITTSVSCIGVVAILLNIEGPSLSALIVGAVVILMWIPVIINAMGKHLTARRVYIILANFIVLSLAMCFGREGQFHYYFYVLVGMPLIFFSKSSHRMKWAYSSIAIVAWILAEIALNNSEPWVAIADDIHILFRYINNSLLFVFITAMLYFFVTESDQFVSDLKQERKKLIAFNDKLDIALDKANAATKAKSMFLANMSHEIRTPLNGIIVASDLLRESQLNSNQRELSEIVHTSSQSLMNIVNDVLDFSKAEANKSELNETVFSLNDMIDETVAAFSHMINEKGLQMVVDATDEVRGEYIGDRQKLKQIITNLIGNALKFCETGYVKIHIEQLMCLTNGESTLQFRVKDSGIGIAPEKIGSIFDSFTQEDGSTSRTYGGTGLGTTISKMFVELMGGEIHAQSPNPWNKDNKSPGSVFTFTVKLRQTENEAPFIVQHDLKGQRCILAVKSNVTTRYLRDLLLRWNVDVCSCESSAEVTSVLENGPFDFIITDGHFHTAVELPCSIKQIVIHTNLQTSASLKDNCNVSSLRKPFNSVDVFQALTHQAGETTDENESYELMVFNPEAFKGLRVLLAEDNIINQQVAIQLFASLGCTLDIAEDGLECIDKMEKGEYDLIFMDHMMPNMDGLEATVALRSKGIDLPIIAMTANTVHSDRIKYKEAGMNDYISKPVIKEKLIEVLERWVSA is encoded by the coding sequence ATGAGCCCTCCACTCACAACTGGCGGAAAACGAGCTATGCAACTTCTTCTGAATCTGATAAAATCGGTGTACGCATTCATGCGCGGAATTACCGGACTCGGCTGCAAACTCACTGCTGACCGAGATACCAAGAACAAAACACGTATTACCAATAGTCTCGCTATTACCACTTCTGTTTCGTGTATTGGTGTGGTAGCCATTTTATTAAACATTGAAGGACCTTCCCTCTCAGCTCTTATCGTAGGTGCTGTCGTAATCCTGATGTGGATTCCTGTAATCATCAATGCGATGGGGAAACACCTCACAGCTCGAAGAGTTTATATCATCCTCGCCAATTTCATTGTCCTTTCTTTGGCGATGTGTTTTGGTCGTGAAGGACAGTTCCATTACTATTTCTATGTATTGGTTGGAATGCCCTTGATCTTCTTCTCGAAGTCTTCACACCGGATGAAATGGGCTTATTCATCGATTGCCATAGTCGCATGGATTCTTGCCGAAATTGCACTGAACAATTCAGAGCCATGGGTGGCCATTGCCGATGATATTCATATTCTGTTCAGATACATCAATAACTCACTCCTCTTTGTTTTCATCACAGCCATGCTCTACTTCTTCGTCACAGAGTCTGACCAGTTCGTGAGCGACCTCAAACAGGAGCGAAAGAAGTTGATTGCATTCAATGACAAGCTTGACATAGCGCTCGACAAAGCAAACGCTGCTACCAAGGCAAAGTCTATGTTCCTCGCGAACATGAGTCACGAGATCCGCACGCCTTTGAATGGAATCATTGTGGCTTCAGATCTGCTTCGCGAAAGTCAGCTCAACAGCAACCAACGCGAGTTATCTGAAATCGTGCACACCTCAAGTCAATCGCTCATGAACATCGTCAACGATGTTCTCGACTTCAGTAAAGCTGAGGCCAATAAGTCTGAGCTCAATGAAACTGTGTTCTCATTGAACGACATGATCGACGAGACGGTCGCCGCCTTTAGTCACATGATCAACGAAAAAGGACTTCAAATGGTCGTAGACGCTACTGACGAAGTTCGAGGAGAATACATCGGCGATCGCCAAAAGTTGAAGCAAATCATCACCAACCTCATCGGGAATGCCTTGAAATTCTGTGAGACAGGGTATGTCAAGATTCACATTGAACAACTCATGTGCTTGACCAATGGTGAAAGCACACTTCAATTTCGAGTAAAAGACTCCGGTATTGGGATCGCTCCAGAAAAGATTGGTTCCATCTTCGATAGCTTCACTCAAGAAGATGGATCGACCTCAAGAACCTACGGAGGAACTGGACTAGGAACAACCATTAGCAAGATGTTCGTTGAACTGATGGGAGGTGAAATACATGCCCAGAGTCCGAACCCGTGGAACAAAGACAACAAGTCTCCAGGGAGTGTATTCACCTTCACGGTGAAGCTGAGACAAACAGAAAACGAAGCACCGTTTATTGTCCAGCACGACCTTAAAGGGCAACGCTGTATTCTCGCTGTGAAGAGCAACGTAACCACACGTTACTTGCGAGACCTACTGCTTCGTTGGAATGTGGATGTCTGTTCATGTGAGTCAAGCGCCGAGGTCACTTCTGTATTAGAAAATGGCCCCTTTGACTTCATCATTACCGACGGACATTTCCATACGGCAGTGGAGTTGCCATGTTCGATCAAACAGATCGTGATCCACACCAACTTGCAGACTTCGGCCAGCTTGAAAGACAATTGTAACGTCTCATCGCTCCGAAAACCATTCAACTCGGTAGATGTATTCCAAGCGCTGACTCATCAAGCCGGTGAGACGACGGATGAAAACGAGAGCTATGAGCTCATGGTCTTCAATCCAGAAGCCTTCAAAGGGTTACGCGTGCTACTTGCTGAAGACAACATTATCAATCAACAAGTGGCCATTCAACTCTTCGCCAGCCTTGGATGCACCCTTGACATTGCTGAAGATGGCTTGGAATGCATTGATAAAATGGAGAAAGGAGAATACGACCTCATCTTTATGGATCACATGATGCCCAATATGGACGGTCTCGAAGCAACTGTCGCTCTGCGATCAAAAGGGATCGATCTTCCGATCATCGCGATGACTGCAAATACGGTACACTCTGATCGCATCAAATACAAGGAGGCTGGGATGAATGATTACATCAGTAAGCCGGTAATCAAAGAAAAGCTGATTGAAGTGCTCGAACGATGGGTGAGTGCCTAA
- a CDS encoding cytochrome-c peroxidase translates to MNLSKIKTYAVFALASALLVMSCKKDEEDDAGEEMVVYDPTPYVLNYPAHIPPPSIPEDNQLTVQGVRLGKMLFHEPLLSADGSQSCASCHDQTNAFSDTAQFSIGVNGLPGGRQAMAVMNMAWNTNGFFWDGRAPLLRDQSLLPIQDELEMDETLENVISKLSNSQAYKDQFTRAFGDSEINALRMSLAMEQFMNSIVSFDSKYDRYLAGIEQLTESEERGRQLYFTEFNPFFPDESGADCEHCHGGGNFENDEYMNNGLDAEGEFEDDGFYDVTGNEADRGKFKVTSLRNIALTPPYMHDGRFNTLEEVIEHYNEGIQSSASLDPALEATIETGLMLDDQDIQDLVAFLHTLTDINFTENPEYQAP, encoded by the coding sequence ATGAACTTATCAAAAATAAAGACCTATGCAGTGTTTGCGCTGGCAAGCGCTTTACTGGTAATGTCTTGTAAAAAAGACGAAGAAGATGATGCAGGAGAGGAGATGGTTGTATATGACCCCACTCCTTATGTGTTGAACTATCCAGCACATATTCCGCCTCCATCGATTCCTGAAGATAATCAACTGACGGTTCAGGGCGTCAGGTTAGGAAAAATGCTATTTCACGAGCCTTTGCTTTCAGCGGATGGAAGTCAAAGTTGTGCCTCTTGTCATGATCAAACCAATGCTTTTAGCGACACGGCCCAATTTAGTATAGGTGTGAATGGTTTGCCAGGTGGAAGACAAGCTATGGCCGTCATGAACATGGCATGGAATACCAATGGCTTCTTTTGGGATGGACGAGCACCCTTGTTAAGAGACCAGTCTCTGCTTCCTATTCAAGATGAACTTGAGATGGATGAAACATTGGAAAATGTTATCAGTAAGCTGAGCAATTCTCAGGCATACAAGGATCAATTCACCAGAGCCTTTGGTGATAGCGAGATTAATGCCCTTCGAATGTCATTGGCAATGGAGCAGTTCATGAATTCGATTGTCTCTTTCGATTCTAAGTATGACAGATACTTGGCTGGCATAGAGCAATTAACCGAGAGCGAAGAACGTGGAAGGCAGTTATATTTCACAGAATTCAATCCATTCTTTCCAGATGAATCAGGCGCTGATTGTGAGCACTGTCATGGCGGTGGGAACTTCGAGAACGACGAGTACATGAATAATGGACTTGATGCCGAAGGTGAATTTGAAGATGATGGATTCTATGATGTCACCGGAAATGAAGCAGATCGAGGAAAGTTTAAGGTAACCTCATTGCGCAATATTGCGCTGACTCCTCCTTACATGCATGATGGCCGATTTAATACACTTGAAGAGGTGATTGAGCACTACAATGAAGGGATTCAAAGCTCCGCAAGTCTAGACCCCGCATTAGAAGCTACAATAGAAACAGGTTTGATGTTGGACGATCAAGATATTCAAGACCTAGTGGCCTTTTTGCACACTTTGACTGATATCAATTTCACTGAGAACCCAGAATACCAAGCTCCTTAA
- a CDS encoding DUF6962 family protein, with protein sequence MKWDADVQIAKDTTNPRPQSTVHSPQTTNHEPRTTNHNTYLALTTRELIEPQPSIEFFGLLIHEPVTALTDVLVAVINLMAYFKLKSIPNRGNVHTLFTYYFLTMAVATFLGGVVGHALLHYVPFYMKVPGWITSMLSVALLERAIIQYSRKLIDVKIGAFFSKLNIIELLTFLVLSLVTLNFQFVLIHAAYGMAIVVAGFAGFVYYKERSLGSKRILQAVLISATGAFFFVFQIGISKWFNHVDISHVFMMAASVVYYFGAKRLVEENHTP encoded by the coding sequence ATGAAATGGGACGCTGACGTTCAGATTGCCAAAGACACAACGAACCCCCGTCCACAGTCCACGGTCCACAGTCCACAAACAACGAACCACGAACCACGAACCACAAACCATAATACCTATCTTGCATTAACAACGAGAGAGCTGATCGAACCGCAACCTTCAATTGAATTCTTTGGGCTTTTGATTCATGAGCCTGTTACAGCGTTGACCGATGTCTTGGTGGCTGTGATTAATCTGATGGCCTATTTCAAACTAAAGTCGATTCCCAATCGTGGGAATGTGCATACCCTGTTCACCTATTACTTCCTGACGATGGCGGTGGCCACCTTCCTCGGAGGGGTTGTCGGACATGCATTGCTTCATTACGTCCCGTTCTACATGAAAGTGCCTGGGTGGATCACCAGCATGTTGTCTGTTGCTCTCTTGGAACGTGCCATCATTCAATACTCCAGAAAACTTATCGACGTCAAGATTGGGGCCTTCTTTTCAAAGTTGAACATCATCGAGCTATTGACCTTCTTGGTCCTCTCGCTTGTCACTTTGAATTTCCAGTTCGTCCTGATTCACGCGGCTTACGGAATGGCGATCGTAGTCGCCGGCTTCGCGGGGTTTGTCTACTACAAGGAACGCAGTCTAGGAAGCAAACGCATCCTACAAGCAGTTCTCATCAGCGCCACAGGCGCCTTCTTCTTCGTCTTCCAAATCGGAATCAGCAAATGGTTCAACCATGTCGATATCAGCCATGTGTTTATGATGGCGGCGTCAGTGGTGTATTATTTTGGAGCGAAGAGGCTTGTTGAGGAGAACCACACTCCGTAG
- a CDS encoding GNAT family N-acetyltransferase, translating into MSAAVEIVPYRPEFREAFGNLNFEWLEKFFYIEDYDREVLTNPEKYILDPGGYIFMALVDGHPAGTVALIKRDEGDFELSKMGVNEKYQGKRIGQKLMYHSIAFAGEQNWHRVFLDSNRKLTPAITLYHKVGFKEIEIEGGSPYERCNIRMEILI; encoded by the coding sequence ATGAGCGCAGCCGTAGAAATCGTACCCTACCGTCCTGAATTCCGAGAAGCCTTCGGGAACTTGAATTTTGAATGGCTAGAGAAGTTTTTCTACATCGAAGACTACGATCGTGAAGTCCTCACCAATCCCGAAAAATACATCCTCGACCCCGGTGGCTATATCTTTATGGCCCTCGTCGATGGTCACCCAGCCGGCACCGTAGCCCTCATCAAACGCGATGAAGGAGACTTCGAACTATCAAAGATGGGCGTCAACGAAAAGTACCAAGGCAAACGCATCGGACAAAAGCTCATGTACCACAGCATCGCCTTCGCTGGAGAACAAAATTGGCACCGAGTCTTCCTTGATTCGAATCGAAAATTAACTCCGGCCATCACCCTTTATCACAAGGTCGGTTTCAAGGAAATTGAGATTGAGGGGGGATCGCCTTATGAAAGGTGTAATATTCGGATGGAAATCCTCATCTAG
- a CDS encoding type IV pili methyl-accepting chemotaxis transducer N-terminal domain-containing protein: MKDEQKNRLRFLKNRYLFGLGLALTLLTINQVVIQYYLREKKMDASTVNVAGRQRMLSQRLGLLASDVVNGGSPDPMMKVYAEMVESNQALQNGNEEIGVLRIDNQKAKAMLQVLEYRLNILEVQLDHLALTRDYREGVLREQLELFLPEMNQIVGIIETDAEQKLQNILVLEIILFVVTVLLLILELNYFFKPLFNETTRILSRSEEAYALMRKMAFQYAHHIRAPLTNILSVIDLMKEKEGKSEYTDLLSASAESMDEHIKESVQELNDIDKEIGRAIDVI; encoded by the coding sequence ATGAAAGACGAACAGAAGAATCGCCTGCGGTTTTTGAAGAATCGATACCTCTTTGGTCTGGGATTAGCGCTCACTTTGTTGACTATTAACCAAGTGGTCATCCAGTATTATCTGCGTGAGAAGAAGATGGATGCTTCAACGGTGAACGTAGCCGGACGCCAACGTATGCTGAGTCAGCGATTAGGTTTATTGGCAAGCGACGTAGTGAATGGAGGCTCTCCAGATCCAATGATGAAAGTATATGCCGAAATGGTGGAGTCTAATCAGGCACTCCAGAATGGAAACGAAGAGATTGGAGTGCTCAGAATTGACAATCAAAAGGCTAAGGCCATGCTCCAGGTATTGGAGTACCGTTTGAATATTCTGGAAGTTCAATTAGATCATTTGGCCCTTACTCGTGATTACCGTGAAGGGGTATTGCGCGAACAGCTTGAATTGTTCTTGCCAGAAATGAATCAAATCGTTGGCATCATTGAGACGGATGCCGAGCAGAAACTGCAGAACATTCTGGTGCTAGAGATCATCTTATTCGTGGTGACTGTTCTCTTGTTGATTCTCGAGCTGAACTACTTCTTCAAGCCGCTCTTCAATGAGACAACGCGCATTCTCTCGCGTTCTGAAGAGGCCTATGCTTTGATGCGTAAAATGGCCTTTCAATATGCGCACCATATCCGAGCTCCATTGACGAATATCCTTTCTGTGATTGATTTGATGAAAGAGAAGGAAGGTAAGAGTGAGTATACTGATCTTCTTTCCGCTAGCGCGGAATCGATGGATGAACACATCAAGGAATCCGTTCAGGAACTGAATGACATAGACAAAGAGATTGGTCGAGCAATCGATGTAATTTGA
- a CDS encoding cytochrome-c peroxidase: MDQSYFPSIQFPVGNEFSPERYALGKRLFFDTRLSENNDVSCGSCHDPSSYFADDLPTSSGTSNAPGTRNSPSLVNVALHPFFTREGSVPTLEMQVLVPVQEHNEFNSNIVLIAEALDQDQELHDMSVLAYGEPITPYTITRSIANYERMIISQNSKWDKVQRGEQSFTSSELRGKELFFSSELNCGSCHVGFDFTSFEILNNGLYSSYEDPGLARFTGNEADSGKFKMPGLRNVAETAPYMHDGSLATLEEVILHYSEGGKHALQDERIRAFELDQNEMADLIAFLNALTDYEMSMPQ; encoded by the coding sequence TTGGATCAAAGTTATTTTCCTTCGATTCAGTTTCCTGTAGGGAACGAGTTCTCTCCTGAGAGATATGCTCTTGGCAAGCGTTTATTTTTTGATACTCGATTATCAGAGAATAACGACGTTAGCTGCGGTAGTTGCCACGACCCATCAAGTTATTTCGCTGATGACTTACCAACGTCTTCGGGCACCTCAAACGCTCCAGGTACTAGGAACTCACCTTCCTTGGTCAATGTTGCATTGCATCCATTCTTTACCCGAGAAGGTTCAGTGCCAACGTTGGAAATGCAAGTGTTGGTCCCTGTGCAGGAACACAACGAATTCAACTCGAATATCGTCTTGATCGCAGAGGCACTAGACCAAGACCAGGAACTGCATGATATGAGTGTTCTTGCTTATGGCGAGCCGATTACTCCTTATACCATCACAAGATCTATCGCTAACTATGAGCGCATGATTATATCTCAAAATTCGAAATGGGATAAGGTACAAAGGGGAGAGCAATCCTTTACATCTTCTGAACTAAGAGGCAAAGAGCTCTTTTTTTCGTCAGAATTGAATTGTGGTTCTTGTCATGTAGGGTTTGACTTTACTTCTTTTGAAATTCTCAATAACGGCCTTTACAGCAGTTATGAGGATCCGGGTCTCGCCAGGTTCACTGGTAATGAGGCGGATTCTGGAAAGTTTAAGATGCCAGGATTGAGGAATGTTGCAGAGACAGCTCCATACATGCATGATGGAAGTTTAGCAACGCTAGAAGAGGTAATACTTCATTATTCTGAAGGGGGGAAACATGCCCTGCAGGACGAACGAATCCGAGCGTTTGAATTGGATCAGAATGAAATGGCTGATCTTATTGCATTTTTAAATGCGCTGACTGATTACGAAATGTCAATGCCTCAATAA
- a CDS encoding MbnP family protein, whose product MRTSILLFCAMMLSQIGLAQNEITLHITQLMGIEAFDEYEEVEVPGGYEIKYTRMEYYLSEFVLTHDGGQQTELEDVYLLVDANDDNEFSLGTWDIESIESIQFSVGVDEAHNHLDPAEYPSGHPLAPQFPSMHWGWASGYRFVAAEGKTGSNFTTTWQIHALGDNNFYSQSHEVTGVADEGVIDLWLNADYNQMFVQLDVSFGLIEHSETAEAVDLLENMRDLVFSPGSPVGVEPIEDSGILVYPNPANEFVSITGAPANAVIQLMDMKGAIVEQGQNNRLNVSALDSGIYFVRVVQDDSIQTMKLVIQH is encoded by the coding sequence ATGAGAACAAGTATACTCTTGTTCTGCGCAATGATGTTAAGTCAAATTGGACTAGCGCAGAATGAAATTACATTACACATCACCCAGCTCATGGGTATCGAGGCTTTTGATGAATACGAAGAGGTTGAAGTACCCGGAGGGTATGAAATTAAATATACTCGAATGGAGTATTACCTTAGCGAATTTGTCTTGACGCATGACGGTGGTCAGCAAACTGAATTGGAAGATGTTTACCTTCTAGTTGATGCCAATGACGATAACGAGTTTTCTCTCGGAACATGGGATATTGAGTCAATTGAGTCAATCCAATTTTCTGTAGGGGTTGACGAGGCTCATAATCATTTAGACCCAGCTGAATATCCTTCAGGTCATCCATTAGCTCCACAATTTCCATCGATGCATTGGGGATGGGCTTCAGGTTATCGATTCGTCGCAGCTGAGGGAAAGACAGGAAGCAACTTCACTACTACATGGCAAATTCATGCTCTAGGCGACAACAACTTTTATTCGCAGTCTCATGAAGTTACAGGTGTAGCCGATGAAGGTGTAATTGACTTATGGTTAAATGCTGACTACAATCAAATGTTCGTTCAATTGGATGTGTCATTCGGACTGATTGAGCATTCCGAAACAGCAGAGGCCGTTGATCTTCTTGAAAACATGCGTGATCTCGTGTTTTCTCCAGGTTCTCCCGTGGGTGTGGAACCAATTGAGGACTCGGGAATTCTAGTGTATCCGAATCCGGCAAATGAGTTCGTTAGCATCACTGGAGCTCCCGCAAATGCGGTTATTCAACTCATGGACATGAAAGGAGCCATTGTTGAGCAGGGCCAGAATAATAGATTGAATGTTTCGGCTTTGGACTCGGGTATTTACTTCGTTCGAGTGGTTCAAGATGACTCAATCCAAACGATGAAATTGGTAATACAGCATTGA